The stretch of DNA ATTCCCTTTATTTGTGGCACCACTCGCCTACCCTACAAAACCTTTATCACGTATAGTTTTTTAGGCGCAATTCTATGGGTAGGAGTTATCTCTATGCTGGGTTATTTTTTAGGCCAATTTACGTTAGTAAAAGAGCACTTAGAGCTTTTTATATTCGGGATTATCATTGCAGCAAACACTCCGATGCTTATTCGAATCATTAAAGCAAAACTCCAAAAAAACAAGCCATAAAGAATGCACACATTAGGTTTGATAGGAAAAAACATCTCGTACTCCTTTTCTGTGAAGTATTTTACAGAGAAGTTCGAACAGTTGAATCTTGGCAACTACTCCTACGAACTATTCGACCTGAAGAATATTAACGAAATTGAAACTCTTTTTAGGAACAAAAATTTATTAGGTTTTAACATTACAATTCCCTACAAACAAGCAATAATTCCTTATTTAGACGAGCTCTCCCCAGAAGCAAAAGAAGTTGGTGCCGTGAATACCGTAAAAATAGACAACGGAAAAAAAATCGGCTATAATACAGATGTTTATGGTTTCGAAAAATCATTTGTTCCGATGTTGAGTAAGCATCATCAAAAAGCATTGATTTTGGGTAACGGAGGTGCAAGTAAAGCAGTGGTTTTTGTGTTGAACAAGCTTGGGATACCCTATACAATAGTTTCTCGGAATGATAAAAAATTACTGCACTACGACGCTCTGGATGAAGATATTTTAGCGTCCCATCAAATCATAATCAATTGTACACCTGTTGGCACTTATCCACAAATAAATGCAACACCAAAACTTCCGTATCAGTTCTTAACAGACATCCATTATTTGTATGATTTGATTTATAATCCAGAGGAAACAAAATTTCTACAGTTGGGGAAGAAAAAAGGTGCGAAAACAAAGAATGGTTTAGAAATGTTGCACTTGCAAGCAGAAAAATCTTGGGAGATTTGGGTAGGATTGTAAACGATAATCCTTGATATTTCACTTTTTTTTCTCTAGATTTGTTAACACAACTAAATTATTTTTTGTTATGATAACGGATATGGACAACCTGCAAAACGCAGATGGAAAATCACCTAATAACACAAATGAGTCGTACAAATCAGAAGCGATTCAAGAAGAACAAAATCAAAATGTGATTCCACTAAAAGATTATGAAAAATTCGATTTAGAAATTCTCCTTAACGAAGCACGCATTTTGTTAAAAAACCATCCTGCACAAGAACTTAAAGAGCATTTTTCTTTGATTCGTGAGGCTGCAAAAAACAAAATGGCACTAGATGCGGCAGAGAAAAGAGAACAATTTGTGAACGAAGGTGGAGATGAAATCCATTTCCGGTATGATAGTCCTCTAAAAAAGGAATTTTATGTAATTTACGAAGATTATAAAAAACAATTAAGCTTTTTCTATAAAGAAACAGAAAGAACCGAAAAAGAAAACTTAGAAAAAAGACTCGAAATTATCGAAGAGTTGAAAGCTTTGTATCAGGATCCTCAGGAAAATAATCAGAATCTTTTCAGAATCTTTCGTGACCTAAAAACCCGTTGGCATAATGCAGGAAGAGTTCCGGCAGCACAAGCTAATAATGTATATAGAAACTATTTTTTTCATTTGGATAATTTTTATAAATATCTAGATATGAACAAAGAACTTCGAGAGTTGGACATGAGTCATAATCTAGAAGTTCGACAATCGATCATCAAGCGTGCTGAAGAATTGGTGAGCGAAGAAAACGTACAAAAAGCACTCAATGAGTTACAGTATCTTCACCGTTTATGGAAAGAAGAAGCAGTCCCAGTTGCCGAAGAATTTAGAGAAGTTACATGGAATCAGTTCAAAGAATTGACCAACAAAATACATAATCGTAAAGCAGAACTCAACGAATTATTGAAAAAAGAACAGGAAGATAATTTAGCCAAAAAACGTGCAATTGTTCAATCGATTAACGAAATCACCCAAAACAGTAGAGATAATAAACACGGTGATTGGCAAAAAGCTATCCGAAAGGTAAATGATTTACGAGAGGAATTTCTTAAAACTGGACGTGTACCGAAGCCGCACAACAATGAAATATGGGACAAGTTCAAACAATCGACAAGAAACTTCAATCACCTAAAAAACACTTTTTATAAAAACCTAAAATCTAATCAAGAAGATAATTTGCAACAAAAAATTGCCTTGATCGAGATTGCCAAAGAACATGCTGAAAGTACAGATTGGAACAAATCGGTAAAAGTTATCAAACAAATACAAGAAGATTGGAAAAAAGTAGGGCATGTACCCCGCAAACACTCGGATCGGGTTTGGAAAGAGTTTAAAAAATATTGTAATCAATTCTTCGATCGTTATAAGAAACGCAATGAAGCTGAGAATGAAAAACTTGAGCAAAATCTATCCGAGAAAAAACAACTTATAGAAACAGTAAAAAACTATACAACTGCGGGAGATAAAGAAAAAGATTTAACCTGGATTTTCGAGTTGGAAAAATCTTTCAATTCGATAGGGAAAGTCCCAATGAAAAATATAAATATAGCCAATCAGTTTCGGGAAGAAATCGATAAAAAAGTTAAAGAACTCGCTATCTCCGATGAAGAAATGCAAGATTTCCGATTACAAGCAATATTTAACAAAGCCAAAACTGGTAAAAACGCTCATTTGATCGACAATGAAATTATCCACACCAAAAAAGAAATAGACGATTTGGATAAAGAAATCATCCAGTTAGACAACAATATTTCTTTCTTTTCGGGTACCGACCAAAACAGTCCTTTACTAAAAAATGTTTACAAAGAATTGGAAGAAAAGAAAAACAAGCGGAATGATTTAAATCAAAAATTGAGAAAACTTTACCAGTATAACTCGGAGGAAAATAACGAAAAAGAACCCGATAACTCGGAAGATAACCAAGTATGACACAAGATAGAACTGATGAATTCTATATGAATCGTTGTTTACAACTTGCTGCAAACGGATTGGGAAATACATACCCCAATCCGTTTGTTGGTTCGGTGATTGTCCATAATCAGAATATTATCGGTGAAGGATTTACCTCTTTTTATGGAGGACCACATGCGGAAGTAAATGCTATACACTCGGTAGAAAAAAAAGAATTATTGCCCTCTTCTACCCTTTATGTTACACTAGAACCCTGTGCACATTTTGGCAAAACACCACCTTGCAGTGATCTAATTATCGAACACAAAATTCCTCGTGTTGTAGTAGGTTGTCTAGATCCTTTTGCTTTGGTTAATGGCGAAGGAATCAATCGAATGCGTACCCATGGCATAGAAGTATCAGTTGGCATATTAGAAAAAGAATGTTTAGAATTGAATCGTCGTTTCTTTACAATTCACCAGAAAAAACGACCGTATGTTATCCTAAAGTGGGCCCAAACAGCCAATGGATATTTCGCCCCGAAAAACCATACACAACAATGGATAAGCAACCGTTTTTCTAAACAATTAGTGCATTGGTGGCGAACACAAGAACAAGCCATTTTGGTTGGGAAGAATACGGCCATTGTAGATAACCCGCAACTCAACAGTCGCTTGGTACAAGGCAGAAACCCTATCCGAGTATTAATTGATTATGACTTATCTACGCCTACGACACATTATCTTTTTGATCAAACCCTACCCACAATTATTTTTAATAAAGTGAAAGGAGGAAAAAATGAATTAATTGAATATATTCAGTTACAATCAAAAGAAAATAACCTAGAAGAAATTCTAAGAATTTTATATCAAAAAAACATTCAATCGATAATCATCGAAGGTGGAAGTCGAACGCTGCAAACTTTTATCGAGCAAAACCTTTGGGATGAAGCCCGAGTTTTTAGTAGTTCGACCGTTTGGGAAGACGGAATTTTTGCTCCTCACCTTCATAAAAAACCAAGTAAAACACAAATAATAGACAACGACTTTTTACGAATCTATCGCAATGATTGACAATACAGATGATACTTATTTAACGATTGCTCATGATGCAGAAGAGGTAATTTTCAAAGAGATGGGAAGTAAGTTTATCAACTATGCTTTTCGGGTAAAAAACGAAGAAGAAGTACGAGAAAAACTAAATTATCTGCGAGAAAAATGGCCCGATGCTACCCATCATTGCTATGCATATATATTGGGTATAAACAAGGAAGATTATCGAGCAAATGATGACGGTGAGCCGAGTGGTTCGGCAGGATTGCCTATATACAACCAAATTCTTTCGTTCGAGTTAACCAATGTATTGGTGGTATCTGTCCGTTATTTTGGGGGGACAAAATTGGGCGTGCCAGGTCTGGTAAAAGCATACAAATACGGTGCACAAATTGCATTGGAAGAGGCCAAAATTGTTACACGCTATCTGACGAAAAAAGTTGAATTGATATTTAATTACGATCAGCAAGGGATTGTAGAGCGAAATATAGAACGTGTGAACGGTGAAATTGTAAACAAAGAATTTATGGCAAATTGTAGGTTTGTTGTCGAAGTTAGAAATAGCCTACTTGAAAAGTTCGAAAGTCAGTTCAAAGAAATGTATCAATTGAAATTAAAAGTTTTGGATGATTAACTCCCTCACATCATTGCGTTTTTTCTTTGCATTTGCTGTTTTTCTCAGCCATCTAACTTTTGTATCTACAGAATTACATTGGTACAATTGGCTAAAAAATTTTGTATTTTTTGAAGGTTATTTAGGCGTCGGTTTTTTCTTTATTTTGAGTGGTTTTGTTTTGGCACTCAACTATCAAAACAAAATCAATAAACCACACGAATTTAGTATAAAGAACTTCTATATCAATCGATTTGCAAGAATATACCCATTGCATTTTCTTACCTTTTTCTTGATGCTTCCGTTTGTTTTTCATCAAAATTTATGGGATCCTCTTGTCGCTTTCTTCAATTTTTTCTTGTTACAATCTTATATTCCAATCCAGGAGTTTTATTTTTCTATCAACAATCCTTCTTGGAGTATTTCTACCGAGTTTTTCTTTTATCTAGCATTTCCTTTTCTAGTTAGTCTATTGCATCGGTTTCCGATCAGTCGATTTCTTCCTTTACTTGCGATACCAATAATCATTTTCATCGAACCGCATATTGATCTCGATTACGAGAAAGGCATATTTTATATTCATCCATTGGTACGAACAATCGATTTTTTTATTGGAATTATTTTGTATAATCAATATCGACGTTTCAATTATCTACTAAAAAACATCAGTTTCCGTCAAGGTAGCCTTTTAGAAATTTCCGCATTTTTTGTGCTTATAATTTTCTTTTCTTTGCATGAGTTTGTTCCAAGAATGTTTCGGTACGGTATTTATTATTGGTTACCAATGTCATTAATAATTGTATTTTTTTCGGTAGAAAAAGGTATTTTGTCCAGAATATTACAACACAGAATGCTTATCTATCTAGGAGAAATTAGTTTTAGTTTTTATATGTTGCACATGATAATCATAAAATATGGAAATCTTTGGTTTCCAGAGCTGAATGATTTTGTGAAGATTGGTCTTTATCTTATAATTTCGTTAGGCTTAAGCATATTAACATTTGAGTATTTCGAGAAGCCTATCAATCGGTGGATAAAAAACAAATACCGTAATTATAGTCAACAAAATCAATAAAAAAGCCTCTTTTTAGAGGCTTTTTTGTTGTATTATTTTAGCAAGATTTTCCAAGCTTCTTCTATTTTAGATTGCAACAAAAGTTGTTGAGCTTTACGATGAACATCTTCATCATCTGAGAAATTTTCGCCGATTAGTTTTTCTGTATTGGCCAACATGCCAAGATCATTCCCTGTAAAAACAGAACTATATTTTATTTCATTTGGTAGCAAATCAAACCCAATACCTTTCGTTACCAAAGGTTTAGGAACCTCGAAAAGGCTATCCTCATTACTGCGAGAATACCAATTACCTCCCAAACGTGCGATTAAATCTAATTTCTTTTGGTCCAAATCACCTTGCTCATTGATGAATTCTTCACGTATATGAATTTTTTTCACTTCGCAAATAACTAAATTTCCTGCACCACCTTCTTTGCCCAACGAAACAACTTCTTGCACCTTACACTCGAAGTTTACTGGTGATTCTGCAATTAATTTCGGTCGAACAACATCGGCATCTTTCATAGTGAAACCAGCTTTCACAAACTCATTTACACCTTCTTCGTATTCTGTCGAACTTAAAGAAACTTGTTGAACCATTGCATAATTTGCAATCCCGATTACTACTTCTGGTACCTCGAGAACATTCTCTAGTGTATGCTTTGTGGTATTATCACGTACCCTTCTCGATGGTGAAAATACAAGAATTGGCGGGACGGTACTAAACATATTGAAAAAACTGAACGGCGCAAGATTAACATCCCCTTTCTTATTGATCGATGATACAAACGCAATAGGCCTTGGTGCTACAGCCGTTTGCATGATTTTCTGTAATGCAGGAGAAGTTAGTTCTGTAGGATAAATTGTTTTCATGTCTTTTATTTTGCTGGTAGAATTGTTCCTGAAACTTCTCCAAATCCTACCCGCACATCTTCTTTTTCTGCAAATGCACGCATAATTATAGTATCGTTATCTTGTATGAATTTTCGTTCTTCACCGTTGGATAATTTTAGTGGATATTGTCCACGCCAAGTTAGCTCTAACATCGAACCAAAAGAATGAGGATCTTTACCAGAAATTGTTCCGCTGGCATACATATCCCCCACTTCTAAATTACATCCGTTTACGGTATGGTGTGCTAATTGCTGAGCCATATTCCAATACATGTATTTGAAATTGCTCTGACATATTACATTTTCTTCTCCATTTTCGGGTTTCAAAGCTACTTCTAATTGGATGTCGAAATTACGTTCACCTTCAAACTTCAAATAATCCAACACTTCGGGGTCTTGTTTCGGGGAACTCGTACGGAATTGCTCTAAAGCCTCTAGGGTTACTACCCATGGTGAAATTGATGAGCCAAAGTTTTTACCCAAAAATGGTCCTAATGGTACGTACTCCCACGATTGAATATCTCTTGCCGACCAATCATTGAAAATAACCATTCCGAAAATTGCATCCTCGGCATCTTCTACAGTTACACTTTCACCCAAATCGGTCATTTTGTTGACAATAAAAGCCATTTCCAACTCAAAATCCAATTGCTTACACGGACCAAAAACTGGTTGATCTTGATCGGCAGGTTTCATTTGACCTTTCGGACGATGAATCGGCGTACCAGAAACAACTATAGAAGAGGCGCGTCCGTGGTATCCTACCGGCAGATGTTTCCAGTTCGGAAGTAGAGCATTATCAGGATCGCGAAACATTTTACCAACATTTGTGGCATGTTCTATACTGCTATAAAAGTCTGTATAATTTGGGACATGTACCGGTAATAGCATTTCTACTTCATCAATATCATATATGGCTTCTTCGATTGTTTTTTCGTCATTTGCCAAATCAGATCCTTCTAACAGTAAATCTTGAATTCGTAAACGTATTGCATTCGTAGTTGGTTTGCCTAGTTCTATAAATTCGTTTAAAACAACCGACTCGAAAACGTTGTATTCTAATTGGTCAAAATCACCGAAGTAATCTTCATTATAGAGATAGGATAAATCGACTACTTTGTCGCCAATTCTTGTGCATACAGCTACGTATTCGTCCTGGATAAGTGCTACACCAAAAGGAATATTATGAATGCTAAAGTCTGAATCTTTGGGATATGATATAAAAGATTTCATTTGTTTTTTTATTTATTAATAATAGAAAGCGAATGATACTAAGAAAAGTTTTTGTTGATACTTTATAAAAAAAGTATCAACAAAAACTTTTATAAAATGTTTCTTATTTATAAGTTTCCTCTTCTTGCTTGTTCTTTTTCTAATGCTTCAAACAATGCTTTGAAGTTCCCTGCTCCGAAACTTTGTGCACCGTGACGCTCGATAATTTCGAAGAACAAGGTTGGACGATCTTCTACGGGTTTAGTGAAAATTTGTAACAAATATCCTTCCTCATCACAGTCTACTAAAATCCCTAAATCTTGTAGTTTTTTGATATCTTCTTCTATCTCACCTACACGCTCTGGAATCATATCGTAGTATGTTTCTGGTGGTGCTGCTAAAAATTCTACGCCACGTTTTTTCAGTTCGGTTACTGTATGGATAATGTCTTTGGTTGCTACAGCTATGTGTTGCACTCCTTCGTCTTCATAGAAATCTAAATACTCTTCTACTTGCGATTTTTTCAGTCCTTCTGCTGGTTCATTAATCGGGAATTTCGAATATCCATTTCCGTTCGACATTACTTTACTCATCAATGCAGAGTATTCTGTATTGATTTGCTTGTCATCAAACGAAAGTACATTAACAAATCCCATCACATCTTCGTACCATTTTACTACTGGCAACATACGATTCCAACCCACATTTCCTACGCAGTGATCCACGTACAATAGTCCTGTTTCGGTTGGTTGATAATCTGGCTCCCATTTTTCGTATCCTGGCATAAAAGGTCCTGTATAATTTTTTCTTTCGATGAACATATGTACTGTTTCACCATAGGTATAAATTCCGGACATTTTTACTTCCCCAAATTCATCGGTCAGAGTGGTTGGTTCCATGTAGCTTTTTGCACCACGCTTGATGGTTTGTTCGTAAGCATCGTAGGCGTCATCTACCCACAGTGCCAAAATTTTCACACCGTCTCCATGTTTCTTGGCGTGTTCGCAAATAGGTGAGTCCGACTTTAGACCCGAAGTAAGTACTAAGCGGATTTTGCCTTGTTGCAATACATAAGATGCTCTATCGCGTACGCCAGTTTCTGGTCCTGCATATGCCACTGACTGGAAACCAAAAGCAGTTTTGTAATAATGGGCTGCTTGTTTGGCATTTCCTACATAAAACTCAATATAATCGGTACCGTTGATCGGTAAAAAATTTTGTGCTTGTGCAATCTTTTCTGCAAAGGTTTGTGTACTCATTTTTTTTGTATGTTTATTGTTCTTTCTTTTCTTTAATATAAGATTAATTATGGTTGAATCTTTTTAATATAACCAAGATTTGTAATAGTCTTCATCTTCTATTTCCAAAGCTGCTTTGGTCAATTTCAGTGGTCGAAAAGGATCAATCATTACTGCCAACTCTTTGGTTTCTTTTGCACCAATAGATTTCTCGACCGTTCCTGGGTGTGGACCATGAGGGATACCTGCAGGATGTAAAGTGATTTGACCTCTTTCTACCGATTTTCTACTCATAAAATCTCCATCTACATAATATAAAATCTCATCAGAATCCACATTGCTATGGTTGTATGGTGCAGGAATAGACTCTGGATGATAATCGTATAGACGTGGCACGAAACTACAGATTACAAAACCTGCTCCTTCAAAAGTTTGATGCACTGGAGGTGGCTGATGAATTCTACCTGTTATCGGCTCGAAATTATGAATGGAAAACGCCCATGGAAAATGATATCCATCCCATCCAACAAAATCAAACGGGTGTGTACCATATATATAAGGATAAATTAATCCTTCTTTCTTGATCATGATTTTGAAGTCTCCATGCTCATCATGCGTTTCTAGATTTTTTGGTGTTTTTATATCACGCTCGCAGAATGGTGAGTGCTCCATCAATTGTCCAAAATGATTTCGGTAACGACGCGGTGTTTCAATTGGGCTGAATGATTCGATTATCAACAAACGATTTTGCTCGTCATCGAAATGCAATTGATAGATAATCCCACGTGGTATGACCAGGTAATCGCCATATTCGAATTCGATTTGTCCATAACCGGTTTTGAGAACTCCTGAACCTTCATGAATAAAAATCACTTCGTCTGCTTGAGAGTTTTTGTAGAAATAATCGGTCATCGAGGTTTGTGGTGCCGCTAAAGAAATATGCAAATCATTGTTCACCAGAACGGGAACTCTTGAGGCTAAATAATCTTTTTGTGGCTGAATTTTAAACCCTTTAAGCGAGGTGTGTTTCAAAT from Weeksella virosa DSM 16922 encodes:
- a CDS encoding shikimate dehydrogenase family protein, coding for MHTLGLIGKNISYSFSVKYFTEKFEQLNLGNYSYELFDLKNINEIETLFRNKNLLGFNITIPYKQAIIPYLDELSPEAKEVGAVNTVKIDNGKKIGYNTDVYGFEKSFVPMLSKHHQKALILGNGGASKAVVFVLNKLGIPYTIVSRNDKKLLHYDALDEDILASHQIIINCTPVGTYPQINATPKLPYQFLTDIHYLYDLIYNPEETKFLQLGKKKGAKTKNGLEMLHLQAEKSWEIWVGL
- a CDS encoding DUF349 domain-containing protein; its protein translation is MITDMDNLQNADGKSPNNTNESYKSEAIQEEQNQNVIPLKDYEKFDLEILLNEARILLKNHPAQELKEHFSLIREAAKNKMALDAAEKREQFVNEGGDEIHFRYDSPLKKEFYVIYEDYKKQLSFFYKETERTEKENLEKRLEIIEELKALYQDPQENNQNLFRIFRDLKTRWHNAGRVPAAQANNVYRNYFFHLDNFYKYLDMNKELRELDMSHNLEVRQSIIKRAEELVSEENVQKALNELQYLHRLWKEEAVPVAEEFREVTWNQFKELTNKIHNRKAELNELLKKEQEDNLAKKRAIVQSINEITQNSRDNKHGDWQKAIRKVNDLREEFLKTGRVPKPHNNEIWDKFKQSTRNFNHLKNTFYKNLKSNQEDNLQQKIALIEIAKEHAESTDWNKSVKVIKQIQEDWKKVGHVPRKHSDRVWKEFKKYCNQFFDRYKKRNEAENEKLEQNLSEKKQLIETVKNYTTAGDKEKDLTWIFELEKSFNSIGKVPMKNINIANQFREEIDKKVKELAISDEEMQDFRLQAIFNKAKTGKNAHLIDNEIIHTKKEIDDLDKEIIQLDNNISFFSGTDQNSPLLKNVYKELEEKKNKRNDLNQKLRKLYQYNSEENNEKEPDNSEDNQV
- the ribD gene encoding bifunctional diaminohydroxyphosphoribosylaminopyrimidine deaminase/5-amino-6-(5-phosphoribosylamino)uracil reductase RibD, coding for MTQDRTDEFYMNRCLQLAANGLGNTYPNPFVGSVIVHNQNIIGEGFTSFYGGPHAEVNAIHSVEKKELLPSSTLYVTLEPCAHFGKTPPCSDLIIEHKIPRVVVGCLDPFALVNGEGINRMRTHGIEVSVGILEKECLELNRRFFTIHQKKRPYVILKWAQTANGYFAPKNHTQQWISNRFSKQLVHWWRTQEQAILVGKNTAIVDNPQLNSRLVQGRNPIRVLIDYDLSTPTTHYLFDQTLPTIIFNKVKGGKNELIEYIQLQSKENNLEEILRILYQKNIQSIIIEGGSRTLQTFIEQNLWDEARVFSSSTVWEDGIFAPHLHKKPSKTQIIDNDFLRIYRND
- a CDS encoding IMPACT family protein; this encodes MIDNTDDTYLTIAHDAEEVIFKEMGSKFINYAFRVKNEEEVREKLNYLREKWPDATHHCYAYILGINKEDYRANDDGEPSGSAGLPIYNQILSFELTNVLVVSVRYFGGTKLGVPGLVKAYKYGAQIALEEAKIVTRYLTKKVELIFNYDQQGIVERNIERVNGEIVNKEFMANCRFVVEVRNSLLEKFESQFKEMYQLKLKVLDD
- a CDS encoding acyltransferase family protein — translated: MINSLTSLRFFFAFAVFLSHLTFVSTELHWYNWLKNFVFFEGYLGVGFFFILSGFVLALNYQNKINKPHEFSIKNFYINRFARIYPLHFLTFFLMLPFVFHQNLWDPLVAFFNFFLLQSYIPIQEFYFSINNPSWSISTEFFFYLAFPFLVSLLHRFPISRFLPLLAIPIIIFIEPHIDLDYEKGIFYIHPLVRTIDFFIGIILYNQYRRFNYLLKNISFRQGSLLEISAFFVLIIFFSLHEFVPRMFRYGIYYWLPMSLIIVFFSVEKGILSRILQHRMLIYLGEISFSFYMLHMIIIKYGNLWFPELNDFVKIGLYLIISLGLSILTFEYFEKPINRWIKNKYRNYSQQNQ
- a CDS encoding flavin reductase family protein, whose product is MKTIYPTELTSPALQKIMQTAVAPRPIAFVSSINKKGDVNLAPFSFFNMFSTVPPILVFSPSRRVRDNTTKHTLENVLEVPEVVIGIANYAMVQQVSLSSTEYEEGVNEFVKAGFTMKDADVVRPKLIAESPVNFECKVQEVVSLGKEGGAGNLVICEVKKIHIREEFINEQGDLDQKKLDLIARLGGNWYSRSNEDSLFEVPKPLVTKGIGFDLLPNEIKYSSVFTGNDLGMLANTEKLIGENFSDDEDVHRKAQQLLLQSKIEEAWKILLK
- the fahA gene encoding fumarylacetoacetase, producing the protein MKSFISYPKDSDFSIHNIPFGVALIQDEYVAVCTRIGDKVVDLSYLYNEDYFGDFDQLEYNVFESVVLNEFIELGKPTTNAIRLRIQDLLLEGSDLANDEKTIEEAIYDIDEVEMLLPVHVPNYTDFYSSIEHATNVGKMFRDPDNALLPNWKHLPVGYHGRASSIVVSGTPIHRPKGQMKPADQDQPVFGPCKQLDFELEMAFIVNKMTDLGESVTVEDAEDAIFGMVIFNDWSARDIQSWEYVPLGPFLGKNFGSSISPWVVTLEALEQFRTSSPKQDPEVLDYLKFEGERNFDIQLEVALKPENGEENVICQSNFKYMYWNMAQQLAHHTVNGCNLEVGDMYASGTISGKDPHSFGSMLELTWRGQYPLKLSNGEERKFIQDNDTIIMRAFAEKEDVRVGFGEVSGTILPAK
- the hppD gene encoding 4-hydroxyphenylpyruvate dioxygenase, coding for MSTQTFAEKIAQAQNFLPINGTDYIEFYVGNAKQAAHYYKTAFGFQSVAYAGPETGVRDRASYVLQQGKIRLVLTSGLKSDSPICEHAKKHGDGVKILALWVDDAYDAYEQTIKRGAKSYMEPTTLTDEFGEVKMSGIYTYGETVHMFIERKNYTGPFMPGYEKWEPDYQPTETGLLYVDHCVGNVGWNRMLPVVKWYEDVMGFVNVLSFDDKQINTEYSALMSKVMSNGNGYSKFPINEPAEGLKKSQVEEYLDFYEDEGVQHIAVATKDIIHTVTELKKRGVEFLAAPPETYYDMIPERVGEIEEDIKKLQDLGILVDCDEEGYLLQIFTKPVEDRPTLFFEIIERHGAQSFGAGNFKALFEALEKEQARRGNL
- a CDS encoding homogentisate 1,2-dioxygenase is translated as MPFYQTLGKIPSKRHTIFRKEDGSLYAEELVSTHGFSSTYSNVYHCYPPTLVKEIAEPFSVEPEIAREKHLKHTSLKGFKIQPQKDYLASRVPVLVNNDLHISLAAPQTSMTDYFYKNSQADEVIFIHEGSGVLKTGYGQIEFEYGDYLVIPRGIIYQLHFDDEQNRLLIIESFSPIETPRRYRNHFGQLMEHSPFCERDIKTPKNLETHDEHGDFKIMIKKEGLIYPYIYGTHPFDFVGWDGYHFPWAFSIHNFEPITGRIHQPPPVHQTFEGAGFVICSFVPRLYDYHPESIPAPYNHSNVDSDEILYYVDGDFMSRKSVERGQITLHPAGIPHGPHPGTVEKSIGAKETKELAVMIDPFRPLKLTKAALEIEDEDYYKSWLY